In the genome of Catharus ustulatus isolate bCatUst1 chromosome 1, bCatUst1.pri.v2, whole genome shotgun sequence, the window ccctgaggggatttggggggatttgggatttttggggggctctgtggggttttggggtgtccatggCATGGGgaagggttttttggtgggtttttggggggtctgtggggtttttggggggttctatGGAGTTTGGggtgctctgtggggttttttgggtttttggggggctctgtggggtttggggttttggggggggctctgtgaggtttttgggggactctttgtggtttttgggggggctctgtgtgtttttttggggtggtctgtgggatttggggtttttggggggctctgtggggtttgggattttttttggaatgggactctgtgggattttggggtgtccatgggatggggaagggtttttgggggtgcccatggggggctctgtggggtttttggggggctctatgtgggttttttggggggctctgtgggatttttggggtgctctgtggggtttgggattttttttttgagggggctctgtgggattttggggtgtccatgggatggggaagggttttttggggatttttgggggtctctttggggtttttggggggttctatgggttttttttaggggaGCTctgtgaggtttggggttttttgggggggctctgtggggtttttggtgaggtctgtgggatttgggatttttggggggctctgtgggttttttttggggctctgcagcccccccTGACCTGAGGACCCCCCGTGTGCCCCCCCAGACgccccctgacccccccatGGGGCTCCTGTCGGACCCGCAGTGCCGCAGGGCGCTGGGCCGGCTGCTGCTGCGCCTCAACACCCCCCTCTGGTGAGTCTGGGGTCTTGGGGGGAATCAACACCCCCCTCTGGTGagtctgggggctttggggaatCAACACCCCCCTCTGGTgagtctgggggggtctggggggatcaACACCCCCCTCTGGTGagtctgggggggattttggggtctcagttctgattttggggtctcgTTGATAGCTCTGGGGTGTCACTGATAACTTTAGGGTCTCATTGATAACTCTGATGTGCTGATATCGATTTTGGGGTTTCATTGATAACTCTGGGGGTTCATTGATAACTTTGGGGTTCCGTTGATAACTCTGGGGTGCTGATATCGATTTTGTGGGTTCATTGATAAGTCTGGGGTTTCGTTGATAACTCTGGGGTTTCATTGATAACTCTGTGGTGCTGATATCGATTTTGGGTTTCATTGATAACTCTGGGGTCTCAttgataattttggggtttcattGATAACTTTGGGGTGCTGATATCGGTTTTGGGGTTTCATTGATAACTCTGGGGTCTCACTGATAACTCTGGGGTGCTGATACCGATTTTGGGGTTTTACTGATGATTTTTGGGTGCTGATatccattttggggtctcattgaTAACCCTGGGGTCTCATTGATGACTCTGGGGTTTCACTCATAACTCTGGGGTGCTGATAtcgattttggggtgctgataTCGATTTTGGGTTTCATTGATAACTTTGGGGTCTCACTGATAACTCTGGGGTCTCACTGATAACTCTGGGGTTTCactgatgattttggggtgctgatatcgattttggggtgccccccaCAGCGTTCTCAGTTACCTGTCGGGCCTGGcctggttcctgctgctgcccctgctggcCCCCCGCACGTACCTGTCCGAGAACGCCATGGGCTCCACCATGGTGGGGGAGGGCTCCGACCTCGGGCCCCGCGCGCTGGCGCTGGCCAGGGACTTCggggagcacaggaggagagaggggtgagaatgggggggattggggtggggtttggggtgggatttggggtttggggtgggatttggggttggggacacaccagggactTCGGGGAGcccaggaggagagaggggtgagagtggggggatttggagtgggatttggggggtttggggttggggacacacaCGGGAGTTCggggagcacaggaggagagaggggtgAGAAtgagggggaatttggggtttgggtttggggacacaccagggacttcggggagcacaggaggagagaggggtgAGAGTGGGGAAGAtatggggtgggatttggggttgggtttaggatttggagtttgggggggtttgggggacttgaggttgggatttggggggtttgggattgggtttgaggagtttggggttggggacacacCAGGGAATTCGGGGAGCACAGGAAGAGAGAGGGGTGAGAACAgagtgggggtttggggtgggatttggggtttggggtggggggatttgaggttgggatttgggggatttgggagatttggggttgggatttgggggatttgggagatttggggttgggatttgggggatttggagaGGGAGGACACACCCAGGAGTTCAGGGAGCACAAGAGGAAAGAGGGGTGAgaatgggggatttggggtttggggggatttggggtttggagtttgagggcatttggggatttgagattgggatttggggggtttggggttggggacacacctgggagttcggggagcacaggaggagagaggggtgAGACCCtcgggggggtttggggtgggatttggggtttggagtttggggtgggatttggggggtttggggttgggggtggtgggtttggggggtttggggttgggggtggtgggttttgggggtttggggtggggggatttgggggatttgaggttgggatttgggggatttggggtttggagtttggggggatttggggttgggatttgggggatttgggagatttggggttggggacacacGCAGGAGTtcagggagcacaggaggagagaggggtgAGAGTGGGagattggggtttgggtttagggtttgggatttggggttgggatttggggagattgggggctgggatttgggggatttggggtttggagtttggggggatttggggtttgggttgggatttggggggtttggggtggtgggtttagggggtttgggatttggggtttggggtgggggacacaCTCAGGAGTTCGGGGAGCACAAGAGGAAAGAGGGGTGAGACCctcggggggatttggggttgggatttggggtttggaatggggggatttggggggtttgaggtTGGAATTGGGGGGGGGTTGGGATTgggtttggggagtttggggttggggacacacCCAGGAGTTTGAGGAGGACAAGAGGAAAGAGGGGTGAGACCCggggattggggtgggatttggggttggggaggTTTAGGGGATTTGaggttgggtttgggatgggggcatttggggggatttgggggttttggggtgggggacacacctgggaatttgggaggacAAGGGGGAAGTGGGGTGAGACCTTTGGGGTTTGgaaagattttggggtgttcccaatcccaaacctgaATGTGGCTTCAGGGCAGGGTTGGGGTGCCCCAATCCCCaatccaaatcccaaaccccaatccaaatcccattcccaaatccacaatcccacatcccacagggGAATTCCcgtgtcctggctgtcccacaCCCTGTTCCAGCTCAGGTTTAGGGTTAGATTTAGGGttaatcccaatcccacagagggatccctgtgtcctggctgtcccacaCCCTGTTCCAGCTCAGGTTTAGGGTTAGATTTAGGGttaatcccaatcccaatcccacagagggatccctgtgtcctggctgtcccacagcctgttccagctcAGGTTTAGGGTTAGATTTAGGGttaatcccaatcccaatcccacagagggatccctgtgtcctggctgtcccacaCCCTGTTCCAGCTCAGGTTTAGGGTTAGATTTAGGGttaatcccaatcccacagagggatccctgtgtcctggctgtcccacaCCCTGTTCCAGCTCAGGTTTAGGGTTAGATTTAGGGttaatcccaatcccaatcccaatcccacagggGAATTCCcgtgtcctggctgtcccacaCCATGTTCCAGCTCGGGCTCGAGGTTCACTCCCAGCCCTTCGCACGGACCCTGCCCTTCCCCGACGAGGCCCACGAGCGCTACGtactgggggggactgggagggactgggaggggataatgggatactgggaggggattgggagggactgggaggggattgagggggactgggagggactgggatggactgggaggggctgggatgagataatgggatactgggagggactgggaggggattgaggggaactgggatgggattggggggtactgggatgggactgggatgggattgggatgggactgggaggaactgggatgggacaatgtgatactgggagggactgggaatactgggatgggactggagcAATGGGAGCAATGGGAGAAATGGGGATACTGGTGTGAACTGGGGGATACTGGTGTGAACTGGGGGCACTTGGTGACATTGGGAGCCcctgggcagtttttggggtccctgggcagtttttggggtccctgaccccCTATTTTTCCCCCAGCTGGTTTGGGACATGgaagtttttggggtccctgtgcagtttttggggtccctgggcaGTTTTTGGGTCCCTgtgatattttggggtccctcaccccatttcccctgtcccagctgctccgAGGCACCAACgtgtttggggtgctggggatgtttggggtccctggatggattttggggtccctgtgcagATTTTGAGGTGCAGtgaggatattttgggatgCAGTGAGGatatttggggtccctgggcaGTTTTTAGGGTGCTGatctccatttcccccccagcTGGTCCAAGGCACCAACGTTTTCGGGGTGCTgtgatattttggggtccctgggatattttggggtgctgatatccctttcccctgtcccagctggtcCGAGGTACCAACGTGTTCGGGGtgctgggatattttggggtccctgtgcagtttttggggtctctgtgatgttttggggtgcagtgaggatattttggggtaCTGACCCCCCGAATTTCTCCCCCCAGCTGGTCTGTGGCACCAATGTTtttgggatgctggggatgTTTGGGTCCCTGGATGAATGTTTGGGGTGCAGtgaggatattttggggtccctgtgcagattttggggtgcagtgaggatgttttggggtccctggatggatattttggggtgcagtgaggatgttttggggtccctcacccccatttccctccccaaCTGGTCCGAGGTACCAACGTGTTCAGGGTgctgggatgttttggggtccctgggcagtttttgggatccctgtgatattttggggtctctgtgcagtttttggggtccctgtgatattttggggtgctgatctccatttcccctgtcccagctggtcCGTGGCACCAATGTTTTCGGGGTGCTGGGatgtttggggtccctgatggatgtttggggtccctgtgatattttggggtccctgtgatattttggggtgctgaccccCGTTTCTCCCCCCAGCTGGTCCGAGGCACCAACGTGTTCGGGGTGCTGcgcgccccccgcgccgccaGCACGgaggcgctgctgctgctggtgccgTGCTGCGAGGGCGGCAAGAACGAGCAGGccgtggggctgctgctggccctggcgGGCTACTGCCGAGGTGAGGGGGCTACTGAATCCTGGGGGGGCTAGTGAAACACATGGGGGGCTAGTGAAACACCTGGGGGGCTACTGACCCCTGGGGGGGCTaccacagagccctggggggcTACTGAACCctggggggctgctgctggccctggcgGGCTACTGCCGAGGTGAGGGGGCtaccagaggggctggggggctaCTGACCCCTGGGGGGCTACTGCCGAGGTGAGGGGGCTAGTGAGTCTGGGGGGCTACCAGAGACAGCTGGGGGGCTACAGGGAGCTGGACTGGGAttgtactggtctatactggtccatactgggttatactggtccatactggtctgtagTGGctcatactggtctgtactgggttatactggtctatactgggttatactggtctgtactggtccatactggtctgtactgggttatactggtctgtactgggttacactggtctgtactggtccatactggtctgtactgggttatactggtccgtacgggtccatactggtctgtactggtgtGTATTGGTtcatactggttcatactggcccgtactggtccatactggtctgtactggtctgtattGGTTCATATTGGTtcatactggtccgtactggtccatactggtctgtactggtgtGTATTGGTTCATACTGGTCTGTATTGGTTAATACTcgtccatactggtctgtactggtcccTACTGGTCCAtgctggtctgtactggtcccTACTGGTCCAtgctggtctgtactggtccatactggtttgtactggtctgAACTGGTCCATATTGGGTCATACTGGgccatactggtttatactggtccatattAGTCCATACTGctccatactggtctgtactggtccatactggtctgcACTGGTCAGTattggtccatactggtccgtactgggCCATGCTGGGtctgtcccacagctcccaaTTTCCCCAGGTCAGATTTATTGGACcgtactggttcatactggtccatactggtttatactggtctgtattTGTCCATGCTGGTCCATATTGGTCTGTGCTGGGTTATACTGGgccatactggtccgtactggtttgtactggtctgtactggtccatactggtttatactggtccgtactggtctgtactggtctgtactggtctatACCGGTCTGTACTAGTCCATACCGGTctatactggtccgtactggtccgtactggtccatactggtctgtactggtgcGCAGGTCAGATTTACTGGGCCAAGGACCTGATCTTCCTGGTGACGGAGCACgacctgctggggacacaggccTGGCTGGAGGGGTACCACGGGGTGAACCTTACTGGTgagactgggagcactgggagggactggggaacCTTACTggggagactgggagggactgggagggactgggggggaactgggagggactggggaccACGGGGGGAACCTTACTGgtgagactgggagggactgggagcactggggaacCTTACTGGGGagactgggggggactgggagggactgggagggactgggaggggctggggaccaCGGGGGGAACCTTACTGGGgagactgggagcactgggagggactgggggggactgggggggactgggaggtcactcaggggtcactcagtgtcactcaggggtcactcatggtcactcagtggtcactcagtggtcactcagtgtcactcagggtcactcaggggtcactcagggtcactcaggggtcactgtggtcactcagtggtcactgtggtcactcagtaTCACTCAGTGGtgactcagtggtcactcagggtcactcagtggtcactcagtgtcactcaggggtcactcagtggtcactgtggtcactcagtggtcactcagtgtcactcagggtcactgagggtcactcagtggtcactgtggtcactccctggtcactcaggggtcactcaggggtcactcagtgtcactcagtggtcactcagggtcactcagtgtcagtcagggtcactcagtgtcactcagtgtcactcaggggtcactcagtggtcactcagtggtcactcagtgtcactcaggggtcactcagtggtcactcagtggtcactcagggtcactcagtggtcactcagtgtcactctgtggtcactcagtggtcactcagggtcactcagtggtcactcagtgtcactcaggggtcactcagtggtcactcagtggtcactcagtgtcactcagggtcactcagtggtcactcagtggtcactgtggtcactcagtggtcactcagtgtcactcaggggtcactcagtggtcactcagtggtcactcagtgtcactcagggtcactcagggtcactcagtggtcactcagtgtcactcagggtcactcagtgtcactcagtggtcactgtggtcactcagtggtcactgtggtcactcagtggtcactcatggtcactctgtCCCAGCCATGCAGTCAGGGCCGTTCCCAGGCCGGGCTGGGGCCATCCAGGCTGCCTTagccctggagctgagctcgGACGTGCTGACCAGCGTGGACGTGGCCGTGGAGGGCCTGGATGGACAACTGCCCAACCTGGACCTGCTCAACCTCTTCCAGTCCTTCTGCCACAAGAACGGGCTGCTCTGCACCCTGCAGGGCAAGGTGGGGCTaaattgggtctgggggctgctctgcacccTGCAGGGCAaggtggggggaaaatgggtctgggggcttctgggaattggggctgggggctgctctgcacccTGCAGGGCAaggtggggggaaaatgggtctgggggcttctgggaattggggctgggggctgctctgcacccTGCAGGGCAAGGTGggaattgggtctgggggcttctgGGGGATTCCtgtgggggattttggggggtcccaggggggattttgggggtcccaggatggatttgggggtcccccCTGACTCTCTGCCCCCCAATTCCCAGCTGCCCCCCCCAGAAGGCCCCTCAGGCCCCGGTTACACCCAGAGCCTGCGCACCCTGGGGCTGATGGTGCTGGGGGGTCCCTGttgatttggggggattttggggggctctgaggggattttggggtcccccctcacTCATTTCCCCCCCAATTTCCAGCTGCCCCCCCCAGAAGGCCCCTCAGGCCCCGGGTACGCCCAGAGCCTGCGCACCCTGGGGCTGATGGTGCTGGGCCAGGCCGGGGGGGCTCCCGGGGGTCCCCACGGGCTCTTCCTGCGCTTCCGCATCGAGGCGCTGACCCTGCGCGGCATCAACAGCTTCAGGCAGCACAAATTCGACCTGGGGGCGCTGGgcaggtgggtctgggggtccgggggggctttgggggggtttggggggtcctgaggggtcctgggggggatttgggggagatttaGGGGGTCCTGAGTGGGATTAAGGGGATcctggggagattttggggggtcctgggggggatttaggggatcctggggagattttgggggtcctgaggggattttcgtaggtcctgaggggatttttggggggattctggggggtcctggaggggatttgggctGTCTTGGGGGGCCctcaggggttttggggggtcctgatgGGGAGTTCTGTGAGTTtggggggattctgggggggatttggggtggtttaggGGGGtcttgaggggatttgggggtccctggggtgttttgggggggaGTTCTGTgagtttgggggggatttggggggtcctgaggggcaTCAGCAGcttcaggcagcacagattggggctgggggcgctgggcgggggggtttggggggtcctggggggagatttgggggatccagggggtcctgagggggatTAAGGGGATCCTGGGGAGattttgaggggtcc includes:
- the LOC116994930 gene encoding glycosylphosphatidylinositol anchor attachment 1 protein-like, with product MGLLSDPQCRRALGRLLLRLNTPLCVLSYLSGLAWFLLLPLLAPRTYLSENAMGSTMVGEGSDLGPRALALARDFGEHRRREGGIPVSWLSHTMFQLGLEVHSQPFARTLPFPDEAHERYLVRGTNVFGVLRAPRAASTEALLLLVPCCEGGKNEQAVGLLLALAGYCRGQIYWAKDLIFLVTEHDLLGTQAWLEGYHGVNLTAMQSGPFPGRAGAIQAALALELSSDVLTSVDVAVEGLDGQLPNLDLLNLFQSFCHKNGLLCTLQGKLPPPEGPSGPGYAQSLRTLGLMVLGQAGGAPGGPHGLFLRFRIEALTLRGINSFRQHKFDLGALGRTLEGMFRKLNNLLERLHQSYFLYLLPSLARFVSIGSYAPALGLLLLVLALRALELWMRLSRSEEGEGEPPARGGLLYLVPPILISGGAGAALYLLPVRGQAVATQHFPVGEAEAVVLALIGIYVAGMALPHSTHRALSGGGQRGWMTLKLLALLALALLLTCLALLNFSLGFLLGVTLVPPAAAVRPGGNRLPLALLLVLTTPGLSLFMAVLLERELLEAPAGLGEAWQRFLGALGQGLLQEHLHGAHLSPLLCLGAYPCWLLLWNVLFWK